The genomic segment TGTGCCCATTTCTTGGCCACCGAGGTGCAGATCTTGACCCAATTGACTTTTGCTTCTGGGGTTTTATGAAAAGGTACGTACGTTGTATGAAAGCTGAAAATCAATTTCGCCAGAGGTATTACCCCTAAAATATTATAATTCATAAAAAGATAAAGTTTAAAAGGAACGTGTAATACATTTcccatttgtttatataaaatatgtttaataattcgaATCGAGGACATCCATAAAATAGCCTCGATTAGAATGTGTAAAGTCAGCAGAATTATGAATCGCCGACGCAAATTTGTCGTAGGTTATGTAAAACAAACTTGACCCACTAATTAACGACTGCTGACTGTTGCAAGGTCTATTATAAAAGAGACAACGACTTTTATCTTAGAGATCAGAACTAAATTAACGTCAAGATAGCAAGTTGATGTAACGCGTATCAGTAATTATGAAGTAGTCTCATAGCAACGTCAACTAAGTActgaatataattaaaataagtaatGTTAAGAAAATAGTGTACAGTTGTGTTCTAAATAAATGGTCATCAAATATAACAACCCCATCATTTACCATAAGCCCacgattttaaaaaatattctattttcctTTTTAAAACGGTGTCGAATGTGTATTCAAAAAAATGTACGTAATTTTGATCATTTGAACAATGATTAAGTAAGATTATAGAGACTTGGTAATAtgaaaatttgtttatattttatattttgttaagtACTCAGAAATtttgaaacatattaaaaaagaagcCGGATTTCGATAAAAACTGGCTTATCTAAATATTAGGacgcaaaaaagttttaaaatattgtgTTTAACTAATGGTACCACGATAATAATTTAATTGAAACTCATACAAACATTTGGGGGGGTTTAAGAGAGCAAAACCCCCATAATTTTTTTATGGAGAGAACAAATTTCactgttattttgtttttaaagataTTCCTGCCATAAGAAAGTCctattttcattttctatataAAAACTTTCAGAAAAACAGTTTTcgatatattgaaaaaaatcgattttaattttcttctctagggctgtaacttttttatgTGCACATTTGTACTAAAGTAAGTTAGGTTCAATCAAACTATTTTTGATCCCAGAatacgtgatttaatttatgacctacCTTTTTGTTACACCATGTATATTGTTATCATTAAATTTATCAAAGCAGTTGTTGTAGATAATTGTATCATTGAGTGTCATGGAAAAATCGTTAGTTCCATGGTTTACAGTACATTCTAAATTTTacccataaaatataaaaaaagagcaATATAACAAAAAACCGAGGAATTACTcgtaataaataaatgaaaaggaTTGCCAACTTGGGAGATTTGAATtccaagtttttttatttaattaaaaaacgatGTGACGTAACAAGTTTTTTATTCTAGCCCCCTCCCCCTGTAACGTTTTACAAGACCCTCCACCAATTTGCTCTATATAATACTTGAAAAACCCCAAACATAAAACAAggaaagaaaaagattttaatcagattagttGTATCcgagatgaaaataataagtaTAAAAAACTAGGTCGCGAAAAGGATGTCAAAAATACTTTATTAAATGAAACACTTTATTATATGAAAAATGTTATGAGACAGTAACAGCAATGGTGATCCAAAATAACAAACGAGCAAATTCttcaagaaatttaaaaaatcaatgggaccagatgatattcctgAAAAGGTGATTtataaaactacttagtcacacCATGAAATTATGGGAGAGAAAATTGAAAATACATAAAATTGCTTTAATAGTAGTTAAGATGTATGCAACTTTGAGCAATTAGACAGAGCAGCAAAAAGAAAGAATGACAATAAGAGAAGTCCCAGAGTTGCACCAATTAAAGCAAAATGAGAGAGCATAGATTAAGATGGTTTGGGCATGTTTAACATGGAGATATTAATCACCAAATATGAAGAAATGAAGAAAGAGTATCACTAAAAACTTAATTGTTTTCTCAGGTATTTTTATAGTTGGCAGGTTTTGGTATGCAAGTTTtaaggaatataataaaatacattAATGGTTTAAATGGATTTATTGTTTTTCCAATACAATCATCTCAGACTTCGAAAAACTAAAATAAGAGACTAAAACTGGATGACActcttttattaaaaacaaataaaatttttgaacaaaaaatcaATCTGGGACATAAGAAGTGAtcataataacatttttttaagatttttcttcAGTATGTGTTGTTTCAAATTACATGTTTAAGAGAATAGTTCAAACAAATTTCATGCTATCAAGGTTTTTCTTCAGTGTGAATTTGCAAATGATTATCAAAAGTATGTTTATatataaactgcttaaaacaaattttacacttgtaaggtctttctccagtgtgcactctcatatGTGTTTTTAAACTACTTTTTATTACAAACTGCTtcaaacaaatatcacacttggaaggtttttccccagtgtgcagtCTCAAATGCGCTTTTAAAGTACCTGCTGTAGTAAACTGTTTAATACAAATTTCGCACCTATAAGGTTTTTCTCTAGCATGTGTTCTTCTATGATCTTTCAGATGATGTGATCCACTAAACTGcctgaaacaaatttcacacttaaaaggtttttctcctgtgtgtactctcatatgttTTTTAAAAGTACTTGTTTGacaaaactgcttaaaacaaatatcacacttgaaaggtttttctccagtatgtactctcaaatgtatttttaaacCACTTGCTCTAGTAAACTGTTTAATACAAATTttgcacttgtaaggtttttctccagtgtgcactctcaaatgttccTTCAAAGAACCTGCTCCACTGaacttcttaaaacaaatttcacacttgtatggtttttctcccgTGTGTACTCTAATATGTTTTTTAAAAGTACTTGTTTGgcaaaactgcttaaaacaaatatcacacttaaAAGGTTTTTCTCCCATATGCACTCTCATATGTGCTTTTAAACAACTATTTACTGCAAagtgtttaaaacaaatatcacacttgaAGGGCTTTTCCCAGTGTGCCTTTTCAAATGTGCTTTTAAACTACATGCTGTAGTAAACTGTTTAATACAAGTTttgcacttgtaaggtttttctctagTATGTGTTCTTCTATGATCTTTCAGATGATGTGATTCACTAAACTGcctgaaacaaatttcacacttaaaaggtttttctcctgtgtgtactctcatatgttTTTTAAAAGTACTTGTTTGacaaaactgcttaaaacaaatatcacacttgaaaggtttttcaccagtatgcacccTCAAATGTCTTTTTAAACTACCTGCTGTAGTAAACTGTTTAatacaaatttcgcacttgtaaggtttttctccaatgtgcactctcaaatgttccTTCAAAGAACCTGCTGTTCCTTTTTCCCCAATGTTTACTTCCTTATGTGTTTTCAAATTAGTTGTTTGgcaaaactgcttaaaacaaatatcacacttgtatggtttttctccagtatgaattCTGATGTCTTCATTTAAAGAATTTTTGTGGGCAagttgcttaaaacaaatttcacatttaaaagttttgttttcaaCAGTTGAGCCTATTCCTTGTTCTTTATTACATGACTGTACAAGTATTGTTTTCATAGTTTCCGCTGTGTTCTTCTTTTCAAGaaaacctaaaataaaaactagaatagATATTATACAATAGATATTATAATAGACATTATTAATAATGATAGGCAATATTAAAAGATAATGCAATAAAacagaaaactttaaaaaatccATGTCTATTAACTGAAATTCACTAAATCACAATCTAAATTTGATCATTTTCAAAATAATGATTGAAATTTTATTAATGGCAGTAAAATAGTTTAACTAAAGTATAATAAAACATATACtttcaattaataatttttttggaggaacaagcaggtttcgttcccggacgtggtactagagaacaaattttaaacgtacggcagattgtagaaaaatccagagaatttaacatcacaacatatttgtgcttcatagattatagtaaagctttcgatttggtcaactggagtaaaatgtggcaggttttgtctgaaatgggagtccccaatcatctgatactgctacttaaaagcctgtacaataacaattatgccagagttagaataaatggggaactaaccgatagtttcagggtcacaaagggcgtgagacaaggctgcatactaagcccaattctatttaacatctatggtgaatggataatgcggaaagctactgagggctggaacggtggcatcaccattggcgggaagaagatttgcaacttgagatatgcagatgatactactatcctcactagttctgaagctgaattgattcacctgctacaacggatagaagacgtaagcttaacgatgggtcttaaaataaacagagataaaacgagaatcatgataattgacagagctaacaacaatcaaaatcatctggtcatgataaacaatatcgctgttgtagataaatttgtgtacctggggtcattaataaccaacaaaggaggctgtactgaagaaataaagcggcggtcagcaatcgcaaaaagcgctatggcaaaattaacaaaaatttggaaaagccatgaaataactaccgatacaaaaatgagactagtaagaagtctagtttttccagtttttacttatgcatcggaatgctggacccttactgagaaagacaaaaagaacatagatgtatttgagatgtactgctggagacgaatgctgagaataccatgggtggcctgaagaacaaatgaatccatactggaccagctaaacataaagaaaagactaagaacacaaatatcagaacaaataataagctattttggacatgtccttcgaagaaatggtcttgaaaaacttaccatccagggaaaagtagaaggcaaaagaaatagaggtagatctcccacacgatacacggaccatattgttgctaccattggcgctccattgtcagaatgtgctagaatggcagaagatagaaaaacgtggaggaacattgggaaatttagttaatagcttcatgatatcacgatacctgcatcaggttaacgactaagaagaagaacaataatttttttcagaaactGTTACTTGACTTAGAACATATCTGTATCTCTATAATAAATTTAATCCTTTCATTGATTTATATTTCAGGTTCTCAAAGCTCAGATCCCTGTACTATATAGTACTCAATAACCTAGTGCCATTAAAGGATCTGATAAAACATACAGGCTCAATTGACCTAACATGTAAAAGTTTAGTGAGAAGTATAACAGAAACAAAAAGAATCTCTTGACtgcattaaaaaacataaccATAAAATAAATGAGAGctaagtataaaatattttccacttacttacatatttttataatttatcttaCCAGAGTTATATTCATCTGACTTATTGTTTAAGTATTTCAGATCAAGGGAGGTGGATAGTTGACTCCCTATATATTTTAGGCCATCTTCAACAAACTCTTCTTTAATACCATCTTTTACTGTCGGtgctaataaaaatataaattaagcaTATTGCATTTTTTAGTGAACCAATTTTTCTTAATTGGCTTACCTAAGTTGAATTCTGGTTCATTCTTCAATTGCTCAAGATCTATTGATGTGGATAGCTGACTCTCTATATATCTTTGGTCATATTCAACAGACTCTTGCTTAATTGCAATGTTAAATTCCATACCTAACAAATAAACTCTACCCCCTTGCTataatgataataaatatagacaATATATAATATAGTGAATGAATgaatagtaaacaaaatatagtGGGATTTGGGGTTATAAAAACTGTAACAACCCATTCCTATTCTTTCTTATTATAAACACAGATTCATAGGGCGCGTTCAGCAGGCGGAGCTGCTCCACAACTGTTGAGTAAATGTCTGCAAAATGAAACCGCTACCGCTCCGCTACTTCCGGAGCGGCCTGTCAAATTTGGTAGCGTAAAAATGTATCGCTACCTCCATCCAACATGTTGAGAGAAATGTCAttcatgacatttctgtactaaaATTGAGGGTTAggtgtttgtttgttttgtttttacgtTTTTACTTCCAGCCATATATTACTTTATTATATGGACATATccattgaatttatttaacttgttTAGAGGTATTTCTTGATTGGATTTCTAATTCCTTTCCAGCTGTTTCCTAATAACAAAAAGGTGATCCATTATTTATCTTTACAATTTAATGACTGTTTGGTTCCATTCCTTCATGTTTTGTTCATACTTTCTTTTCACTTCATATATTagctattaaaaatgtttacgtcGAAATTGATCATTACTTATAGTTAATGTTATCTAAAAAGAAAactctgaaaacttttgttttctacatctcaataacttttattataatttcttccCACTACAGCTATTTCAGCATTTTGTCTTTCTCAATTGACAAACAAATGTCtgctttacactttatagtctctgaaCAAATAAAGGAGGGGAAAGCTGTATGTCTcaaattggtcattcagaattatatctgtatattttaatacaTCTCACTGCCATGAGAAGCATAATGTGATACACGGGTAATACGATTTTACAGCCGCGAGAATCAAATATCGAATACACACGCATTTGTAATGCTCACACATCACAAATTATGAAAGCTCTGAGAAGCAATTGTGGTCTCTCATATCAAAGTATCATTAATGCAGTTTAAACGTAGACGGCTGTAAGCAACAGAAACTATATTTGGCCTCTGAAATATGTGAACCAATGTTTGATTCTCACAGCCTGAAAAGTGGGTTActgataaaaactacttaagtcaactattatatatttattttttaacgaaaactattatttaaatacattgttattttaataagagattaacaaaaactttatatattaaaaaaatattgttttcattacactatttagtttctcttgtttttttttaactcattttCACAGTATAAAGAATTGCACAGAGTACACAGTGAAATCAACAAACACCTACGGGCTAACAgttggaaataaataatattcatttagagcaaaattgtatttttctgtaaaatggcCTATATTGTGGAAATGGACATATAATTGTAATAAACGATATTACATTGATAAACACGGTCGCATGAATCATATGGACTTGTTTTTGTGTGAATCGGCATGTGATGCACACTGCTGTAATATACGATATCAGTCAACAAGGCTGCGTGAATCATATAGTGATTCTCACCTCTAACTAAcacaaattaaggtttttttttaaagaaatgtgtagatatatacttag from the Diabrotica undecimpunctata isolate CICGRU chromosome 1, icDiaUnde3, whole genome shotgun sequence genome contains:
- the LOC140443632 gene encoding uncharacterized protein isoform X2 — protein: MEFNIAIKQESVEYDQRYIESQLSTSIDLEQLKNEPEFNLAPTVKDGIKEEFVEDGLKYIGSQLSTSLDLKYLNNKSDEYNSGFLEKKNTAETMKTILVQSCNKEQGIGSTVENKTFKCEICFKQLAHKNSLNEDIRIHTGEKPYKCDICFKQFCQTTNLKTHKEVNIGEKGTAGSLKEHLRVHIGEKPYKCEICIKQFTTAGSLKRHLRVHTGEKPFKCDICFKQFCQTSTFKKHMRVHTGEKPFKCEICFRQFSESHHLKDHRRTHTREKPYKCKTCIKQFTTACSLKAHLKRHTGKSPSSVIFVLNTLQ
- the LOC140443632 gene encoding uncharacterized protein isoform X1 encodes the protein MEFNIAIKQESVEYDQRYIESQLSTSIDLEQLKNEPEFNLAPTVKDGIKEEFVEDGLKYIGSQLSTSLDLKYLNNKSDEYNSVFILGFLEKKNTAETMKTILVQSCNKEQGIGSTVENKTFKCEICFKQLAHKNSLNEDIRIHTGEKPYKCDICFKQFCQTTNLKTHKEVNIGEKGTAGSLKEHLRVHIGEKPYKCEICIKQFTTAGSLKRHLRVHTGEKPFKCDICFKQFCQTSTFKKHMRVHTGEKPFKCEICFRQFSESHHLKDHRRTHTREKPYKCKTCIKQFTTACSLKAHLKRHTGKSPSSVIFVLNTLQ